CAGGAGTGTTCGGTGTTTCGCCTAAGGGCGCTATGCCACAAGCTGCCCATATAAATTTAAAAATATTTAGAAATTCGCATTGAATATCCCTGTCAGATTGTATTTCGTTTTCCATGTTGTGCCGCTTTAATCTGATTATAAAACAAAGAAAGGCTAATTTTGTGTTAGCGAAGATAATCTCTTAATGTAAGTATACTGTTGCGTAAATGTTAAGGATTTAGTTGTTGGTTTAAGAGCATTAATGTTTAATTTTAAGGGATGTTTGTGCTTGAAGAGATAAGAATTATAACGAATAACAACGATCCGCTCCGGTTTTCTTTCTGCATTCTTCACAAGTAGTATAGGTTATACCTGTTTCGCTCCATCCACCGTCTTTTCTTTCGAAAACACAAAATTCTCCATCAATTTCTACACATCTTAATGTAGGTAAGAAAAATAATTTATCTCTCTTAGCCTTTTTTTTTCTCAATTTTTTCATCATTAATATACTAAGGTTTCAAAATAATGGTGTCTTCATATCTCATAATAAGCGATACCTTATCGCCTAATACATCGTCAACTGATATCACTAATGCCTTGTTGTCGCTTAGCTGATTGTCTTGGGGGAGTACAACTTTTTCAATCCGAAGGCTGTCTGATTTAAAGTTGGAGCCATATTGTTTATCCAGTAAAAAATATAGTTTGTTATTTTTCCTATTCGAGGGGGTATAAGTTGTGCCTGTAGTAGTGATAATAAAAGTTTCCTCCGCAACGAGATAGGGGCCAGATGCACGGTTGTCTAAAATTCCGTAATAAAAAGGGCTAAAACCTGTGGCAGTATCGGTGTCTAACCATGGTCGCTGTACTGTGAAAAATAAAAAACTATTCTTGTTTTCGCTTTTTGCATCAAATAAAATGAGGTAAACATCGTACTCGCTTTTGCCTCCACGATTATAAGAAGTAAACTCATTTTTCCGCTGTTTACTTAGAACCGCCCAGTCTACAAAATGATTCTGCTCCATCCATCCTTGAAGAAAACCTGCTTTATATACTCTGGCACTGGTGGCATTTTTTTCGGTGGCCAGTATAGATTTACTTTTGCTGATCACCTTTTGCAAAAACGTGTTATCAATATTTTTATTAAAGTTAAACGGATGTTTCCTGACTGTGCAAGAAGAAACCACGGCCGCCAATATAAAAATAATGAACCTGCTACTATTTAACTTTAACATAATTGATATTATTAAATGATCCACCAATAAAAACCCTGTTCACATCGTTATTTGGGTGCAAAGGCATTTTGCCAATTACGTGTATAAGATCTTGAAAAGAAAATATAGTTCCGTTTTCGCCTACCCTTAACGAACCCAAAACACCCGCATCAACACTAAAATGTTCGTTTAGTCCAATCCTAAGATGATATTGAGAACTGTTGTAATTCGAATCTTTTTTTCTCCTCGAATGGTCATCAGCAGACTGAGAATATGGGGGGACATCTATACCGATAATTTCAGAGAGTTCGAACAAAAACGGCTGGTAACCCGTAAACTGATCGAAACTTAACTCGCCATAGTTAAAACCTTTGCGGGAATGTACGAAGAACGAACCGCCACCTGTCCACCAACGATCAAAACCATCACCAATACCAAGCCATTTTACAGGCGCAGCACCATCATTATAATAATTAAAGCTAAGTCCTGGTCCCGAAAGGGTAATCGAACCCACAACCTGGTTACGCCGGTGGTTATTGAATACAATATTGGTTGAGAGCAGGCCGAAATAATTGTTGTTCAGGTTGATGTTGTAGAAAGCTGAATTCTGCATCGTTCGTATCAGTTTTTTATAACTCAGCGGATTGCCGCCATATCCGGCAGATATAGCGTTGGTAAAGTCGATTTCAATATTATCAATCAATGGATTCAGATTGGTACCTACAGTTCTTCTGTATATAGATATACTGCCACCATAATTGGCAATAAAGCTATTTTTGTACTCAGCACTCACTGCAAAACCGCCATAGAGGTTTACGCCAGGAAAAGTTTGCTTTTTTCCGTAATTAAGATTTAAATTAAGTCCGAAACTGAAATATGGTGCATAAACCCAATCTTTTTGAGCATAGGTATTACCATTAAAAAGGACTAAAAAGGCAAGCGTAATTAGGTATTTCATGGTAGAGCGGCTTAGATAATCAAGTTGTCAATATGGTAAGTTATCTTTACTTCCTTTAATCAGATCGTATCTGACTTAATTTAGGTTGTAACAGTAGTTTGTATCGGTTATGCAATTTAATCAATGTGGTACAGAATACAAATACCCAATGGTAGGTATTTAAGGTTTTTATGTATTTATAATTAGATTTTATACCCATTATTGGGTATTGGAATCTATCAGGGGATCCGTTATATTTACGTATTCGATAACAGTAAGCGCTGTAGGTTAAAGCGAACTGTTATTTTCGATTGAGTGCTGCATATTTTTCAATTGATTTAATATTACCAGTATATCCCCATGCGGATTTTGTGCTGTGCCTTAGGGTATTTCATCTAAAAACCTTTCAACTCATGAATATCTCTGTTGCAGATTTACATTGCCACCCTTCTATGAAGCCTTACGGGCGTAGTTTTCCTGACAGGGTACCTGGCACCGATCCATTAATGAAAGACTGCATTTATTTTTATGGTAATCCACCATTTGTAAAAAAGATTCTCAATAAAATTTTAGGTATTACCAGCTTTCCTCAGGCAGGTATTCAAGCGCTTGAAAAAGGAGGTGTTGGACTTATTTTCTGTTCACTTTATCCTTTCGAAAAAGGTTTTGTCAGAAAAAATGCTTTACCGGGTGATTTAGTTGCCGATAGTGTAAACCTTGTTACTGGCATCGGAAAAGAGCGTATACATTATATTCAGGATCCAAACAATGGGTATTTTACCGACCTGGAAAATGAATATGCTTTTTTAAGAGCTTTAGATGGAAAGGTATTCACTTTTGGATCGAAGAAAATCAGGTATGTATTGTTAATGGATTTTCAACATATGGCTCAAAGCCAAAATGATGAGGTATATACCGTATACATCGGATTGTCTTTTGAAGGGATGCATGCACTTTACAATCGCTTTGAAGATGTAGGGAGCGTTGATCCTTTGGTAAAACAAAGTTTAACGGATAACCTGGCTAAGGTAAAAGCCTGGCCACACTGCCCGTTGTTTATCACTTTTGCCCATCATTTTTATAATGGATTATGTGGACACGCCGCTAGCTTAACTGATTTTTCTGTGAAGCTGATCACCAATCAAAGTGTGATGCTTGGAAAAGGACTTAATGCATTGGGTAAGGATATGATCAGGGCATTGTTATCCAAAACAAATGGAAAGCGAATCCTTATCGATATCAAACACATGAGCATTGCAGCCAGAAAAGAATATTTCGAGCTTTTAGATCAGGAATACAGCAATGAGCATATACCAGTAATTGTTAGCCACGGCGCAATATGTGGCGATGAGTATGCTTACAACTGGTTTTTAAGTGCCGATATCAACTTTTCTGATCGGGAAATTGTACTTATTGGACAAAGCGAAGGGCTGTTTGGAATACAATTAGATGAAAGGCGTATTGCCAGTAGCCATGAAATTGCGCTATTTAGAAAGCACCTTGGGAGCGAGGCAATTTTACTCCATGCAGCACTATTTGTGTGGAGACAGATCCGTTATATTGCGGTGTTGCTTGATATCAATAGGCTTCCAGCCTGGGATATCCAATGTTTAGGAAGCGACAACGACGGTATTGTTAATCCGATTGATGGGATATGGACCTCTGCTGATTTTGGATTGCTAAAAGACAGACTTCTTATCCATGCGAATGCCTTTGTAGAAAATCCTGATTACAACATGTCAATGCCGGCCAATTTGATATCAGGAGAAGAAATTGTAGAGAAGTTTATGAGCAAAAATATGCTCAGTTTTATGGAGAAAAATTTCAGATAAGTCTAAAAGCACTATTAACCTAAAGAAAAATGATATGAACCACGATCGTGAAGCCATGGATCCGGTAATAAAAAAAGATCTTATCGATAAACTGCTCAATAATACAATTACAGTTAACGAGCTCATTAAACTCAGGCCAGAAATTAATGAGTTTGACCTTTCTGATATTATTCAGCACATCTACGATCTTAATCTGGAGCAAGTGCGAAAAATAGCAGCGTTAGCACCTGTTATGGCTAAAGTAGATGCATTAAAAAACAGCCAGCGTAATACCCGTTTTATAAAAAAGGTGAAAAATAATTTCCGTAAACACACGGCTAAACATAATGGCCTTAAAAATAGGGTAGTGGTAGTAGAAGGCGATTCGTGGTTCAATTATCCTATTCTTTTAAGCGATGTAATAGACTGGGTTGCTATGGAAGAGAATATGGCTGTTTATAGCCTGGCTTCGGGTGGTGATTGGCTGATGAACATGGTTAGTGCCAAAAAGTATGTAGAACAACTTTCTACGCTTCAACCCGATGTATTTATCATTAGCGGGGGAGGAAACGATTTGGTTGGAAACAGAAGGATAGCAGCCATGGTTACACATAAAGGAGATTCTAATGAATTTGAAAATAGTGCTTTTGCAAAATATCTCTATGAAAAGGCGGCTAAGGCACCCGATAAACCAGAAGATTTTAAGCGGGGCACCCAGTTTATATCCAAAGATTTTTATGCTTTGCTGGCCTTTTTTCAGCTCCAATATTACTTTATTATAAATGGGATTCTTACCGGAGGTAAAGGCAAAGGTGAAAACGGTAAATTTCCAGGAATACAGATTATTACACAAGGTTATGACTATGCCATTCCAAGCGATAAAAAAATAGCAGGATATAATCCACTCAAATGGTATCGGCTGTTTGCACGAACCTTTCTCGGACATGGAGGATGGCTAAAAACGCCCCTGCAGCTAAGGGTATTTACGATCCCGAAGATCAGCGCAAAATTGTTTATGCCATGATTTACCTCTTTAACGAAATGATGATTGATATTGGACGCATTTTTAGCGAAATGTTAGGTGAGAATCGGGTATTCCATATCGATTCGAGAGGATCAGTTGGTAAAAACGGCTGGACAGATGAATTACATCCATTACCCCAGCATTTCAAAAAAACAGCAGCAGCCTTTATCCACTGTATTAACAACCCTAATAAAAATGGAACTGCAGTTGTTGAAGTTCTACAACACCAGGAAGGAGGCAAAAAATGAAAAAGATATTAATTTTAGTATTTATCATCATTTGTGGGGTAATGTCTTTTCAAGGAAAGATACTTCAGCAATTCAGTGGAAAAGGAATCATCAACCTAGAGCTTGCCAAGAAAGATACAGGAGTGGAAATTATTGCGCTTTGGAGCGACACACTTTACGGAGACCAAACACTTTTAAATCTGGCACAAAAGAATACACACCTCGATTTTCTGTTTATTTTCGTATACGTACTGCTTATCATGACGCTGTCTAATGCACAAATGCAAAGAGAAAAAGCAAGTTGGTTAAATGAATTGTTACGGCTTAATTTATTTCTGGCATTCTTAATCGGCTCACTCGATGTTATTGAGAATATCAGGCTACTGCACAGTTTTTATCACCCTGGAGATATAGCCGAATTTTGGAGAACAGATTTTATTGCCTGGCCAAAATTTGTGATAGCAGGTTGGGTAATTTTAGTCTATGTTTTCTCGATAATTAAAGGGTATTTGAATAGGTGACTTTGTTTGTTATGAGTGCTAGGTGTTCTACTGATTATCTTATAAAAGCCCTTCTTCAGTTCGGAATGACGAAGTTAAGATTCAAAATTATCATTAAAGGATTATTAGGAGATAGCAGATATATCTTTTGACTCTATATAGAATGACCAATCAATAGTTAAAATTTATGTTAGTTTGTCGTCATAAATCAGATTTATACATCATCCTGAAAATAACTAACAAAAAGCGTATGAAGAAGCTTTTGTGTTAAAAATCGTAATTTCCTTATCAAATTCTAGTGGTCAAATGATAATCTGCTCAGAAAGCTGGGCTAAATGACCTGTTTATTGCAATAAATCATCTTCTTTTTGCCAAAACACAATTTCTCCAATCCAAATCTGAAGTTCAACTTCATTATAACTTCATAAATCTGTATTTATTTCGCTTTCGAATTAAATCATTGCGTAACCATAATTTATTGAAATCAATTAAGTATCTACAAATCTATTGTAGACTGCTTTTCATTATAAATTGGTTGCCAAGGGAAACTAATTAGAGAAAAAAATAAATCAGATTAAAACCACTCAACAAAAAAAAATGAAAAGAGTTGTCATGTGCTTAGGCTTGTGTACTTTGCTTTACGTAACGGGTTGTACCTCGAAGAAAGAAGAAAAAGAAGAAGTAGCCACTTATGCGGTAACCACACCGTTAAGAATGGATACTTCGTTTACCAAAGAATATGTTTCGCAGATTAAATCTGTTCGGAACATCGAAGTTAGAGCCCAAGAAAAGGGCTATCTCCAAAATATTTATGTAGATGAAGGTCAGCATGTAAAGGCAGGTCAGCTATTGTTTAAGATTATGCCAAAAGCGGCACAATCTGAACTGGCAAAAGCACAGGCCGAAGCCAAATCAGCAGAAATTGAGCTGGAAAACACCAAATTGCTGTCTGATAAAAATATTGTTTCTAAAAATGAACTGGCTATGGCTAAGGCGAAACTGCAATCAGCAAATGCCGAAACTTCATTGGCCAAATTCCATTTATCCAATACGGAAATCAGGGCACCTTTTGATGGGACCATTGATCGTATTCCTTTAAAGCTGGGTAGCTTGGTTGATGAAGGTGCTTTGTTAACCAGTCTTTCCGATAACAGCCAGGTTTTTGCTTACTTTAATGTTTCAGAACCGGAATACCTGAACTACCAGAGTGCTGCAAAAGTAAAAGGACAGCAAGAAGTGAGCTTATTATTGGCAAACGGCGAATTTCTCAAATCTAAAGGTAAAGTAGAAGTTATTGAAAGTGAATTTGATAATGAAACCGGGAATATTGCTTTCAGAGCAAGGTTTAATAATAGCG
The nucleotide sequence above comes from Pedobacter riviphilus. Encoded proteins:
- a CDS encoding amidohydrolase family protein, with product MNISVADLHCHPSMKPYGRSFPDRVPGTDPLMKDCIYFYGNPPFVKKILNKILGITSFPQAGIQALEKGGVGLIFCSLYPFEKGFVRKNALPGDLVADSVNLVTGIGKERIHYIQDPNNGYFTDLENEYAFLRALDGKVFTFGSKKIRYVLLMDFQHMAQSQNDEVYTVYIGLSFEGMHALYNRFEDVGSVDPLVKQSLTDNLAKVKAWPHCPLFITFAHHFYNGLCGHAASLTDFSVKLITNQSVMLGKGLNALGKDMIRALLSKTNGKRILIDIKHMSIAARKEYFELLDQEYSNEHIPVIVSHGAICGDEYAYNWFLSADINFSDREIVLIGQSEGLFGIQLDERRIASSHEIALFRKHLGSEAILLHAALFVWRQIRYIAVLLDINRLPAWDIQCLGSDNDGIVNPIDGIWTSADFGLLKDRLLIHANAFVENPDYNMSMPANLISGEEIVEKFMSKNMLSFMEKNFR
- a CDS encoding efflux RND transporter periplasmic adaptor subunit; this translates as MKRVVMCLGLCTLLYVTGCTSKKEEKEEVATYAVTTPLRMDTSFTKEYVSQIKSVRNIEVRAQEKGYLQNIYVDEGQHVKAGQLLFKIMPKAAQSELAKAQAEAKSAEIELENTKLLSDKNIVSKNELAMAKAKLQSANAETSLAKFHLSNTEIRAPFDGTIDRIPLKLGSLVDEGALLTSLSDNSQVFAYFNVSEPEYLNYQSAAKVKGQQEVSLLLANGEFLKSKGKVEVIESEFDNETGNIAFRARFNNSDNLLRNGETGKIQMVVPLKNAIIIPQKATYDIQDKTYVFVVDKNNKVHSRAITIAGDISDLYIVGDGLTVEDKILLEGVQKVKDDDKIAFKFQQPQEVLKQLRLKTE